The genome window GTGCGCGGTTTCGAGGGGACGGCCGGAGTGCGTTCCGTGGAGCGACTGGTCCTTGCGGAGATGCGGGGCGCCGACGTGGTGCGGGCCGTGCGCGAGGCGCGCCCCCGCCTGGTGCTGGCCGTGGGCCGCGAGGCCCTGAGCCGGGTGAGGGAAATCCGCGAGATTCCGGTGGTGTACGTGATGGTGACCTCTCCCGAGTCGATCGGCACCCTGGGCCGCAACGTTACCGGGGTGACCATGACGGTGGCGCCCGAGCGCTACCTTACCTTCATCCGCGACAGCCTCAGCGGCCGGCGGGTGGGAATCCTCTACGACCCGGAGCGCACCGGAGCCATGGCGCGGCAGGCCCGCACGGCGGCCGAGCGCCTTGGCATCACCCTGGTGGAAGGGGTGGCCCGCTCGCCCCGGGACGTGCCGCGCATCCTGTCGGAACTGGCGGGCAAAACCGACGTGCTCTGGCTCTTCCCCGACGCCACGGTGCTCACCCGGGAGGGGCAGGAGGCGATCTTCCTCTTCTCCCAGAACAACCGGGTGCCGGTGGTGGCCTTTGCCGAGAAGTACCTGGGCACGGGAGCCCTGGCGGCGCTGGCCATCGATCCTGCCGACTTGGGCCGCCAGGCGGGCAGGATGGCCCGCCGCATCATGGACGGCGTGGGGATCGAAAGCATGCCGGCCGAAGGTCCGGCCCGGCCGGTCCTCAAACTGAACGGCTCGGTGGCCCGCCACCTGGGGATCGACCCGGCGCGACTCGGAGAGTAACCATGGGTGCGAACGCTCCTCCAGTGCGTTCCTTTATCGCTGTCCTCCGCAGGAGCTTCCGGGCGAAGCTCTTTATGGTGATCTCCCTTTCGATCATTGCCCTCTCCACCTGTTTCACCGCCTTCTTCCTCTACAACCAGTACCGCTCCCTGCACGACAAGCTCCTCACCGAGGGCCGGCTCATGACGCGGCTCATGGCCCACAACGCACGGCTCCCCCTCTTTGCCGGGAACAGGGAGCAACTGCACGAGGTGGCCCAGGGAATCATAACCCACGGCTCCGTGCTGGAGGTGGCCATCCTGGACCGTGAAGGCCGGTCCCTGGTCCACTTCTTCCGCCAGGGACCGGGCTACCATGCCCGGGAGACGGCGGCCCCGGCCCGGCCGGAACCGGGAGCCGAGGGGGGCATCCGCAACGGTCCGGGCGCCCTGGAGTTCTACGAGCCGATTCGAACCCAGGCGACCGCCGACGACGAGGAAGACCTCTTTTTCGCCAACGGCCGGGAGAAGAGCACCGTCATCGGCTCGGTGCACGTGGTGATGGACGAAAAGCCTCTCCACCGGAAGGTGAAACAGTTGGCGGCCACGGCGCTGCTGGTTGCCGTCGCTGCCCTGGTGGCGGTGATCGGGGCGCTCTACCCCGTGATCAGGGGGATTACCCGTCCTTTGACCCAACTGGAGCGGGGAGTCCGGGAAATCGCCGCGGGCAACAAGGGGGTGAAGGTGCCGGTGGAGTCCCGGGACGAGTTGGGCTCCCTGGCGGCGTCGTTCAACAGCATGGCCGAGTCCCTGCTCCAGCGCAAGCTGGCCCAGGATGAGTCGGAGCGCACCATCCGGGAATTGAACGTCAACCTGGAGGAGATGGTGCACCGGCGGACCGCCGAGCTCATGGCAGCCAACCGGGAACTGGAGTCGTTCAACTACTCGGCCTCCCACGACCTGCGGGCGCCGCTGCTCCGGCTGCGCGGCCTGTGCCAGGCCCTGGAGGAGGACTGCGGCGACCGTCTGGACGGCGAACTGCGCGGCTATCTGGACCGGATTGCCGAGGTGGGTGTCCAGATGGAGCGGGTCATGTCCGCCATGTCGAGCCTGTTCCGGGTCCAGCGCCGGGAACTCGAACTACTGCCGGTGAACCTGAGCGAACTGGTTGAGACGGTGGTTGCAGCCCACCGGGAGACGGAGCCCCAGCGGCAGGTGACGGTGTCCGTGGAGCCGGGAGCCACGGCCACGGG of Geobacter anodireducens contains these proteins:
- a CDS encoding two-component sensor histidine kinase, whose translation is MGANAPPVRSFIAVLRRSFRAKLFMVISLSIIALSTCFTAFFLYNQYRSLHDKLLTEGRLMTRLMAHNARLPLFAGNREQLHEVAQGIITHGSVLEVAILDREGRSLVHFFRQGPGYHARETAAPARPEPGAEGGIRNGPGALEFYEPIRTQATADDEEDLFFANGREKSTVIGSVHVVMDEKPLHRKVKQLAATALLVAVAALVAVIGALYPVIRGITRPLTQLERGVREIAAGNKGVKVPVESRDELGSLAASFNSMAESLLQRKLAQDESERTIRELNVNLEEMVHRRTAELMAANRELESFNYSASHDLRAPLLRLRGLCQALEEDCGDRLDGELRGYLDRIAEVGVQMERVMSAMSSLFRVQRRELELLPVNLSELVETVVAAHRETEPQRQVTVSVEPGATATGDPELLWVALDNLIGNAWKFTSRTDGARIEFGSTHREGELVYFVRDNGAGFNMGYAHKIFEPFHRLHGQDEFPGTGVGLAIVQRIISRHQGRVWLESAEGAGTTCYFTLPESAPA
- a CDS encoding ABC transporter substrate-binding protein, encoding MTARIFHILALLLLWGFPAFAAEVVVVQGERNIPYEAAVRGFEGTAGVRSVERLVLAEMRGADVVRAVREARPRLVLAVGREALSRVREIREIPVVYVMVTSPESIGTLGRNVTGVTMTVAPERYLTFIRDSLSGRRVGILYDPERTGAMARQARTAAERLGITLVEGVARSPRDVPRILSELAGKTDVLWLFPDATVLTREGQEAIFLFSQNNRVPVVAFAEKYLGTGALAALAIDPADLGRQAGRMARRIMDGVGIESMPAEGPARPVLKLNGSVARHLGIDPARLGE